A portion of the Vanessa atalanta chromosome 14, ilVanAtal1.2, whole genome shotgun sequence genome contains these proteins:
- the LOC125068909 gene encoding uncharacterized protein LOC125068909, which produces MASLVICFLMIQIVAGNEEYRSDSILHHLNTGIKFAKDFLGSESVALKVADFVVRAFQPNISLNNKRPKPDNSNEYNNNENYSEENKHSYNTNEVPYSMSPLRHLVRLLGLQPKQISAVAVNALIFVAQMITTFLAGPRRTNKPYRSEDFTQWILNKNSRKLQDLLATARNDSLPNLIDDLILEQESEEETSCIRLFVCKITPFINKMQEAVFGEKRDDFDKTHGASFLYRHLPTNDEFLAKSEICEEKHKECKLYE; this is translated from the exons ATGGCGTCActtgttatttgttttcttatgaTTCAAATCGTAGCAGGAAATGAAGAATATAGAAGTGATAGTATTTTACATCACTTGAATACTGGAATAAAATTTGCTAAGGATTTTTTGG gATCCGAATCAGTTGCACTCAAAGTTGCTGATTTTGTTGTTCGTGCCTTTCAACCTAATATATCCTTAAACAATAAGCGCCCAAAACCTGACAACtcgaatgaatataataataatgaaaattattcggaagaaaataaacatagttACAATACAAATGAGGTTCCTTATTCGATGTCACCATTGCGTCATTTGGTACGATTGCTGGGTCTTCAGCCGAAACAAATCAGTGCAGTCGCTGTCAACGCACTCATATTTGTCGCTCAAATG ATCACAACGTTCTTGGCAGGGCCTAGACGTACTAACAAACCATACCGATCGGAGGATTTTACGCAATggattcttaataaaaattcaagAAAACTTCAAGACCTTTTAGCGACAGCTAGAAATGATTCTCTGCCAAATTTGATAGACGATCTTATTCTGGAACAGGAATCTGAAGAAGAAACTAGTTGTATTCgactttttgtttgtaaaataacaccatttataaataaaatgcaagaAGCGGTTTTTGGTGAGAAAAGagatgattttgataaaactcaCGGTGCATCTTTTTTGTATAGACATCTACCCACAAACGACGAATTTCTTGCTAAAAGTGAAATATGTGAGGAAAAACACAAAGAATGTAAACTATATGAGTAA